A single genomic interval of Chitinophaga sp. 180180018-3 harbors:
- the ilvB gene encoding biosynthetic-type acetolactate synthase large subunit, translating to MQQKDVLLMKPEIADKQLNVKPVITGSEAVIRSLIEEGVDTIFGYPGGAIMPIYDALYDFQDQVHHILVRHEQGATHAAQGYARSSGRVGVAFATSGPGATNLVTGLADAYMDSTPMVCITGQVAAGLLGTDAFQETDVIGITMPITKWNIQVTRQEDIPGAIAKAFYIARSGRPGPVLVDITKNAQAGTFEYEYKKCEFIRSYRPVPELNNDAVAAAAALINNAKKPFIFCGHGVLLAGAEKELIALAEKAQIPIGSTLLGLSAVPVDHPMYIGLLGMHGNYAPNVLSSDADVVIAVGMRFDDRVTGDVGSFISNAKVIHIEIDAAEINKIIKADVAIHADAKAALEALIPQVNAADHSTWREEFHAADKKEYDKVQHKELYPESGELKMAEVIRRISEKTKGEAVLVTDVGQHQMVASRYYRFKNPNTNITSGGMGTMGFSLPAAMGAKTGTPEKEVVAIIGDGCFQMTLQELGTIYQSQIGVKIVILNNNFLGMVRQWQQLFFDKRYSSTEMVNPDFVQIAKGFFIPGKKVTAREDISAAIDEMLAHKGAYLLEVVVEKEDNVFPMVPTGTPVSNCRLE from the coding sequence ATGCAGCAGAAGGATGTGTTACTGATGAAGCCTGAGATCGCAGACAAGCAATTAAATGTTAAACCGGTTATTACAGGCTCTGAAGCCGTGATCCGCTCCCTCATTGAAGAAGGAGTAGACACCATCTTCGGTTATCCGGGTGGGGCCATCATGCCTATTTACGATGCCCTCTATGATTTTCAGGATCAGGTACATCATATTCTCGTCCGGCATGAACAAGGCGCTACTCACGCTGCCCAGGGATATGCACGCAGCTCCGGCAGGGTAGGCGTAGCTTTTGCTACTTCCGGACCCGGAGCTACCAACCTCGTAACAGGTCTGGCAGATGCTTACATGGACAGCACGCCCATGGTTTGCATCACCGGTCAGGTGGCTGCAGGCCTCCTCGGTACCGACGCCTTCCAGGAAACAGACGTGATCGGTATCACCATGCCCATCACCAAATGGAATATACAGGTAACCCGCCAGGAAGATATCCCCGGCGCTATCGCCAAAGCTTTTTATATCGCACGCAGCGGCCGCCCCGGACCAGTATTGGTAGATATTACCAAGAATGCCCAGGCAGGTACATTTGAATATGAATACAAGAAATGTGAATTCATACGCAGCTATCGCCCTGTACCGGAATTGAATAACGACGCAGTAGCCGCAGCGGCTGCACTGATCAACAACGCCAAAAAACCATTCATCTTCTGTGGGCACGGCGTATTGTTGGCCGGCGCTGAAAAAGAACTGATTGCACTGGCCGAAAAAGCACAGATTCCTATCGGCTCTACACTCCTCGGCCTTTCTGCTGTTCCCGTGGATCACCCAATGTACATAGGTCTCCTGGGAATGCATGGTAACTATGCACCCAATGTGCTCTCCAGTGACGCCGATGTGGTAATAGCCGTAGGTATGCGCTTCGATGACCGTGTAACCGGCGACGTAGGATCTTTTATTTCCAATGCAAAAGTTATTCACATCGAAATTGATGCAGCGGAAATCAATAAAATCATCAAAGCTGATGTTGCCATCCATGCCGACGCAAAAGCTGCACTGGAAGCATTGATCCCGCAGGTAAATGCGGCGGATCACAGCACATGGAGAGAAGAATTCCACGCCGCTGACAAAAAAGAATACGATAAAGTACAACATAAAGAACTGTATCCGGAGAGCGGAGAACTGAAGATGGCCGAAGTGATACGTCGCATCTCCGAAAAAACAAAAGGAGAAGCGGTACTCGTAACCGATGTTGGCCAGCACCAGATGGTAGCTTCCCGCTATTATCGCTTCAAAAATCCGAATACCAATATCACTTCCGGTGGTATGGGTACAATGGGTTTCTCACTGCCAGCCGCTATGGGCGCTAAAACAGGCACTCCGGAAAAAGAAGTGGTAGCCATCATCGGTGATGGTTGCTTCCAGATGACTTTACAGGAACTGGGCACTATCTATCAGTCGCAGATCGGCGTGAAAATAGTGATCCTCAACAATAATTTCCTGGGAATGGTACGTCAATGGCAACAGCTGTTTTTCGATAAACGCTATTCTTCTACCGAAATGGTCAACCCCGACTTTGTACAGATCGCTAAAGGATTTTTCATCCCCGGCAAAAAAGTAACCGCCAGGGAAGATATCTCCGCAGCAATCGACGAAATGCTGGCGCACAAGGGAGCTTATCTGCTGGAAGTTGTAGTGGAGAAGGAAGATAACGTATTCCCAATGGTGCCTACAGGTACTCCGGTTTCCAATTGCAGACTGGAGTAG
- the ilvC gene encoding ketol-acid reductoisomerase has protein sequence MATINFGGVLEEVVTREEFPMEKAREVLKNEVIAVIGYGVQGPGQALNLKDNGFNVIVGQRKNSKTWDKAVADGWVPGETLFEIEEAAQKGTIIQFLLSDAGQITLWPTLKQFLTPGKALYFSHGFGITYKEQTGIIPPADVDVILVAPKGSGTSLRRLFLAGQGLNSSYAIFQDATGRAKERVVALGIGVGSGYLFETDFRKEVFSDLTGERGSLMGCIQGIFAAQYETLRRNGHSPSEAFNETVEELTQSLMPLVAENGMDWMYANCSTTAQRGALDWWKKFKDATQPVFDELYASVAAGKEAARSIASNSTADYREKLNEELKELRESEMWQAGAAVRKLRPNA, from the coding sequence ATGGCAACCATCAATTTTGGAGGGGTACTCGAAGAAGTAGTAACCAGAGAAGAATTCCCTATGGAAAAAGCAAGGGAAGTGCTGAAGAACGAAGTGATTGCAGTGATCGGTTATGGGGTACAAGGCCCCGGCCAGGCACTGAACCTGAAAGACAATGGCTTTAATGTTATTGTTGGTCAACGTAAAAATTCCAAAACCTGGGATAAAGCAGTAGCTGATGGCTGGGTTCCTGGTGAAACGTTGTTCGAAATCGAAGAAGCAGCACAGAAAGGTACTATTATCCAGTTCCTGCTGTCTGATGCTGGCCAGATCACCCTGTGGCCTACTTTAAAGCAATTCCTGACTCCTGGTAAAGCACTGTACTTCTCCCATGGATTTGGTATTACTTACAAAGAGCAAACAGGTATCATTCCTCCGGCCGATGTTGACGTGATCCTCGTGGCTCCAAAAGGTTCCGGTACTTCTCTGCGCCGCCTGTTCCTGGCTGGTCAGGGCCTGAACTCCAGCTACGCTATCTTCCAGGATGCTACCGGCCGCGCTAAAGAACGCGTTGTAGCACTGGGTATCGGCGTAGGCTCCGGTTACCTGTTCGAAACAGATTTCAGAAAAGAAGTATTCTCTGACCTCACCGGCGAACGCGGTTCTCTGATGGGTTGTATCCAGGGTATCTTCGCTGCTCAATACGAAACACTGCGCAGAAATGGTCACTCTCCTTCTGAAGCGTTCAACGAAACAGTAGAAGAACTGACCCAGTCACTCATGCCACTCGTAGCTGAAAACGGTATGGACTGGATGTATGCTAACTGCTCTACTACTGCTCAGCGCGGTGCGCTCGACTGGTGGAAGAAATTCAAAGACGCTACCCAGCCGGTATTCGACGAACTGTACGCCAGCGTTGCTGCTGGTAAAGAAGCTGCTCGTTCTATCGCATCTAACAGTACAGCCGACTATCGTGAGAAACTGAACGAAGAACTGAAAGAACTGCGCGAAAGCGAAATGTGGCAGGCAGGTGCAGCTGTACGTAAGCTGCGTCCCAACGCTTAA
- a CDS encoding phosphotransferase: MEIKPNTKILQAFGLEPEGLNVRRFGSGHINNTFLLEKKQDGSRYVLQKINVNVFKEPGIIAANQRMAADYLAVHHPGYLFITPIPTVNGEELFVIDNEYWRMIPFIADSVTVDQADNPKQAYEAARQFGRLASYLSGIDLKPFKASIPNFHNLTLRYSAFQEAIRTAREERKAEAEELISEFLRYSDIAVTYEQLKTNPAFRDHLMHHDTKINNVLLNKDTYEGICVCDLDTLMPGKIISDLGDMVRTYVCPVSEEERDFSLIVIRDEYFEALMQGYLTEVGSMLTTVEKEQLFFAGKFMIYMQGIRFLTDYLNGDVYYPIKYPTHNYERAKNQLILLQRLMEKETILQGIIDKCLHVSVTSEQ, translated from the coding sequence ATGGAAATAAAGCCCAACACAAAGATCCTTCAGGCTTTCGGACTTGAGCCTGAAGGATTAAATGTCCGAAGATTTGGATCAGGACACATCAACAACACTTTTCTGTTGGAGAAAAAGCAGGACGGCAGCAGGTACGTTTTACAGAAAATCAATGTAAACGTATTTAAGGAACCAGGAATAATTGCCGCCAATCAAAGAATGGCAGCCGATTACCTGGCAGTTCATCATCCCGGCTATCTGTTTATTACGCCGATCCCCACGGTTAACGGGGAAGAGCTCTTTGTAATTGACAATGAATACTGGAGAATGATCCCTTTTATTGCGGACTCCGTAACGGTAGATCAGGCCGACAACCCAAAGCAGGCGTATGAAGCAGCCAGGCAATTTGGCCGCCTCGCCAGTTACCTTTCGGGTATTGACCTGAAGCCGTTTAAAGCTTCCATTCCCAACTTTCACAACCTTACCCTGCGCTACAGCGCCTTCCAGGAGGCCATCCGTACCGCAAGAGAAGAAAGGAAAGCCGAAGCAGAAGAGTTGATCAGTGAGTTCCTCCGCTATTCAGACATCGCAGTGACGTATGAGCAACTGAAAACAAATCCTGCATTCAGGGACCATCTCATGCACCACGATACCAAAATCAATAACGTATTGCTGAACAAGGATACTTATGAAGGTATTTGTGTGTGCGACCTCGATACCCTGATGCCCGGAAAAATTATCTCAGACCTCGGCGATATGGTGCGCACTTATGTTTGCCCCGTATCTGAAGAAGAAAGAGATTTCAGCCTGATCGTTATCCGCGATGAATACTTCGAAGCCCTTATGCAGGGCTATCTCACAGAGGTAGGAAGTATGCTGACAACAGTGGAAAAGGAACAGCTGTTCTTCGCCGGAAAGTTCATGATCTACATGCAGGGAATACGATTCCTGACCGATTATCTGAACGGGGATGTGTATTACCCAATCAAGTATCCGACACACAATTACGAACGTGCAAAGAATCAGTTGATCCTGTTGCAACGATTGATGGAAAAAGAAACCATTCTGCAGGGAATTATCGACAAATGCCTCCACGTTAGCGTAACAAGTGAACAGTAA
- the ilvD gene encoding dihydroxy-acid dehydratase, which translates to MELNKYSKTITQDPTQPAAQAQLYGIGLTEEDLKKAQVGIVSMGYDGNTCNMHLNDLAQEVKKGVWANDLVGLIFHTIGVSDGMSNGTPGMRYSLVSRDLIADSIETVAGAQYYDALITVPGCDKNMPGSLMAMGRLNRPSIMVYGGTIAPGKYKGQDLNIISAFEALGQKMAGKLDEGDFKGIVQNSCPGAGACGGMYTANTMSSAIEALGMSLPYSSSNPALSKEKKEECITAGQYIRLLLEKDIKPRDIMTKDAFENALTIIMALGGSTNAVLHFIAIAKSVGIDLKQDDFQRVSDKVPLIADLKPSGKYLMEDLHNIGGVPLVMKYLLKKGFLHGHCLTVTGKTLAENLENVPELDFSTQDIIVPLEKPLKSTAHIQILYGNLATEGSVAKITGKEGERFKGPARVFDGETELIAGITSGKVKQGDVVVIRHVGPKGAPGMPEMLKPTSAIMGVGLGKSVALITDGRFSGGTHGFVVGHITPEAFEGGNIALVKDDDIIEIDATKNFINVELSEEELAARRAQWKQPALNVTNGILFKYAKLVKNAAEGCVTDEA; encoded by the coding sequence ATGGAATTAAATAAATATAGCAAGACGATCACACAAGACCCTACTCAACCGGCCGCTCAGGCCCAGTTGTACGGCATTGGTTTAACAGAGGAAGATCTGAAAAAAGCACAGGTCGGCATCGTCAGCATGGGTTACGATGGTAATACCTGCAACATGCATCTGAATGATCTGGCACAGGAAGTCAAAAAAGGCGTCTGGGCTAATGATCTCGTCGGACTCATTTTTCACACTATCGGCGTCAGCGATGGTATGAGCAATGGTACGCCCGGCATGCGCTACTCTCTCGTTAGCCGTGATCTGATTGCTGATTCCATTGAAACTGTGGCCGGCGCGCAATACTATGATGCGCTGATTACCGTTCCTGGCTGCGATAAGAACATGCCCGGCTCCCTGATGGCAATGGGCCGCCTCAACCGCCCCTCCATCATGGTGTATGGTGGTACTATCGCTCCGGGCAAATACAAAGGCCAGGATCTCAATATCATCTCTGCTTTCGAAGCTTTGGGTCAGAAAATGGCCGGTAAGCTGGATGAAGGCGACTTCAAAGGCATCGTGCAAAACTCCTGCCCCGGCGCTGGCGCCTGCGGCGGTATGTATACGGCCAATACCATGTCGTCTGCCATCGAAGCACTCGGTATGAGCCTGCCCTACAGCTCATCCAACCCCGCACTGAGTAAGGAGAAAAAAGAGGAATGTATTACCGCTGGTCAGTATATCCGCCTCCTGCTCGAAAAAGATATTAAACCCCGCGATATCATGACGAAAGATGCGTTCGAAAACGCATTGACCATCATCATGGCGCTGGGTGGCAGTACCAATGCTGTACTGCATTTCATAGCCATCGCTAAATCAGTGGGCATCGACCTGAAACAGGATGATTTCCAGCGTGTCAGCGACAAAGTACCGCTGATAGCCGATCTGAAGCCGAGCGGCAAATATCTCATGGAAGATCTGCACAACATCGGTGGCGTTCCGCTGGTGATGAAATATCTCCTGAAAAAAGGATTCCTCCACGGTCATTGCTTAACCGTTACCGGTAAAACACTGGCCGAAAACCTGGAGAATGTACCGGAACTCGATTTCTCCACACAGGATATCATCGTGCCGCTGGAAAAACCGCTGAAATCTACCGCGCATATACAGATCCTCTACGGTAACCTCGCTACAGAAGGCTCCGTTGCCAAGATCACTGGTAAGGAAGGCGAACGATTCAAAGGCCCTGCACGTGTATTCGATGGCGAAACAGAACTGATCGCCGGTATCACTTCCGGTAAAGTGAAACAGGGCGACGTGGTGGTGATCCGTCACGTAGGCCCGAAAGGTGCACCCGGTATGCCGGAAATGCTGAAACCAACCAGCGCTATCATGGGTGTGGGTCTTGGTAAAAGCGTGGCACTGATCACTGACGGCCGCTTCTCCGGTGGTACCCACGGCTTTGTGGTCGGACATATCACGCCCGAAGCCTTTGAAGGCGGAAATATTGCCCTCGTAAAAGACGACGATATCATAGAAATAGACGCAACAAAAAATTTCATCAATGTGGAACTGAGTGAAGAAGAACTGGCAGCACGCAGAGCACAGTGGAAACAGCCCGCATTGAACGTTACCAATGGAATCTTATTTAAGTACGCAAAACTTGTTAAAAATGCAGCAGAAGGATGTGTTACTGATGAAGCCTGA
- a CDS encoding NAD(P)-dependent alcohol dehydrogenase, producing MIATKAYAVQDAQSPLGPWNFERREPGPHDVQIEILYCGVCHSDIHQVRNEWGNSIYPMVPGHEIVGRIVKTGAHVTRFKVGDLAGIGCFVDSCRECDPCKSGEEQYCVTGGASTYNGYEMDRKTLTYGGYSTAIVVDEKYTLKVSDKLPLEGVAPLLCAGITTYSPLRHWNVGKDHKVGVVGLGGLGHMAVKLAASMGAEVTMLSTSPSKEADAKKLGAHHFALTNDKAQLKGLQNKFDFILNTISAPHDYNTYLSLLTLNGVMICLGVPPEPSAVPAFNLIMGRRSIAGSLIGGIRETQEMLDYCAEHNITSDVEVINVKDINTAYERMMKGNVKYRFVIDVKKSF from the coding sequence ATGATTGCTACCAAAGCTTATGCAGTTCAAGACGCCCAATCGCCGCTGGGTCCGTGGAATTTTGAGCGCCGGGAACCTGGTCCGCACGACGTACAAATTGAAATCCTCTATTGTGGAGTTTGCCACTCCGATATACACCAGGTTAGGAATGAGTGGGGAAATTCTATTTACCCGATGGTACCGGGCCACGAAATTGTTGGCCGCATTGTTAAAACCGGTGCGCATGTAACCCGGTTCAAGGTGGGAGACCTGGCTGGCATCGGCTGTTTCGTAGATTCGTGCCGGGAGTGCGATCCCTGCAAATCCGGAGAAGAGCAATATTGTGTAACCGGAGGAGCCAGCACCTACAACGGTTACGAAATGGATCGTAAAACGCTTACCTACGGAGGCTATTCTACTGCTATTGTAGTGGATGAAAAATATACGCTGAAAGTATCCGATAAATTGCCGCTGGAAGGTGTAGCACCATTATTATGTGCCGGTATTACCACCTATTCCCCGCTGCGTCACTGGAATGTGGGCAAAGACCACAAAGTGGGCGTAGTCGGACTTGGCGGGCTGGGTCATATGGCCGTAAAGCTGGCAGCCTCTATGGGCGCGGAAGTGACCATGCTGAGTACCTCTCCTTCCAAGGAAGCAGATGCGAAAAAGCTGGGTGCACATCATTTTGCGCTGACCAATGATAAAGCGCAGCTGAAGGGGTTGCAGAACAAATTCGACTTTATCCTGAATACAATTTCGGCTCCACATGATTACAATACCTACCTGAGCTTACTCACCCTGAATGGTGTGATGATTTGTCTTGGTGTGCCTCCGGAGCCCTCTGCTGTTCCAGCCTTCAACCTGATCATGGGGCGTAGAAGTATTGCCGGATCTCTGATAGGTGGCATCCGCGAAACGCAGGAAATGCTGGATTACTGTGCGGAGCATAACATCACCAGTGATGTAGAAGTGATTAATGTGAAGGATATTAATACCGCTTATGAGCGGATGATGAAGGGAAATGTGAAGTATAGGTTTGTGATAGATGTGAAGAAGAGTTTTTAG
- a CDS encoding branched-chain amino acid transaminase yields MYSYYNDNTIIYVNGEYTKANTATTDLYGQSLHYGYAVFEGIRAYKTANGEVKIFKAKEHFDRLKRSCELIHIPYKFNNDELIAACYKVLEMNNMEEAYIRPLVFCPPNMTLKAAQEAHILICAWEWGAYLGEKLLRVMTSSYERPNPKAFKIESKSAGLYVNSILASQEAKEKGYDEALLLDINGYVAEGPGANIFFEKDGKIFTPPPGNILPGITRATVIELCQELNIPLEEKLFTIAELKEAESAFFCGTAAEVIGMESLDGQSFSKPWAQSLGKVLQQAYKARVLEKTFQREAQLA; encoded by the coding sequence ATGTATAGCTATTACAACGACAACACCATTATCTACGTAAACGGTGAGTACACCAAAGCAAATACAGCGACTACCGACCTGTATGGCCAATCTCTCCACTACGGTTATGCAGTATTTGAAGGCATCCGTGCATACAAAACAGCCAATGGAGAAGTAAAAATCTTTAAAGCAAAAGAACACTTCGACCGTCTGAAGCGCTCCTGCGAATTGATTCACATCCCGTACAAATTCAACAACGACGAACTGATCGCCGCCTGTTACAAAGTACTCGAAATGAACAATATGGAAGAGGCGTATATCAGACCGCTGGTTTTCTGTCCGCCTAACATGACGCTGAAAGCCGCTCAGGAAGCTCACATCCTGATATGCGCATGGGAATGGGGAGCGTACTTAGGCGAAAAGCTGCTGCGGGTAATGACTTCCTCCTACGAGCGACCAAATCCCAAAGCCTTTAAGATAGAATCCAAATCGGCCGGTCTTTATGTAAACTCAATACTGGCCTCACAGGAAGCAAAAGAAAAAGGCTACGATGAAGCACTTCTCCTGGATATAAATGGTTATGTTGCGGAAGGCCCAGGTGCTAATATCTTCTTTGAAAAAGACGGCAAAATCTTCACTCCCCCTCCCGGAAACATCCTCCCAGGCATCACCCGAGCCACTGTTATTGAACTCTGCCAGGAACTCAACATCCCACTGGAAGAAAAATTATTCACCATCGCTGAACTGAAAGAAGCTGAATCAGCCTTCTTCTGCGGTACCGCTGCTGAAGTAATCGGCATGGAATCCCTCGATGGTCAGTCTTTCAGCAAACCATGGGCACAGTCACTCGGTAAAGTACTGCAACAGGCCTACAAAGCCAGGGTGCTCGAAAAAACTTTCCAGCGCGAAGCGCAGCTGGCATAA
- the ilvN gene encoding acetolactate synthase small subunit, with protein MQKEYTVTVYTEDRIGITNRITIIFTRRGINITSLTTAETEIPGVYKFIITVMSTREKLEKIVGQIERLIEIHRAFVHDEEDVVYQELALYKISTRSLHTGDIERLIRENNARILTITADYFVIEKTGHQQELTDFIKKLEPYGLIEYSKSGRVAIVKWSRRFHDHLKELDQQEAEILKQKASA; from the coding sequence ATGCAAAAAGAATATACAGTAACGGTATATACGGAAGACCGTATAGGGATCACCAACCGTATCACCATTATATTTACCCGGAGGGGCATCAACATCACCAGTCTGACAACGGCGGAGACGGAGATCCCCGGCGTGTATAAATTCATCATAACGGTGATGTCTACACGTGAAAAACTGGAAAAGATAGTCGGACAGATCGAACGGCTGATCGAAATCCACCGTGCTTTTGTACATGATGAGGAAGATGTTGTATACCAGGAACTGGCTTTATATAAAATCTCTACCAGGTCTTTACATACCGGCGATATAGAGCGACTGATCCGCGAAAACAACGCGCGTATCCTCACCATCACCGCCGATTATTTTGTGATAGAGAAAACAGGCCACCAGCAGGAGCTGACAGATTTTATCAAGAAACTGGAACCATACGGACTGATCGAATATTCGAAGAGTGGAAGAGTAGCCATCGTGAAATGGAGCCGTCGTTTCCATGATCATCTGAAAGAACTGGACCAGCAGGAAGCAGAGATCCTGAAACAAAAAGCAAGCGCATAA
- the ilvA gene encoding threonine ammonia-lyase IlvA → MSEVKSSVNSLNILDAAVKLKPVITRTPLMYNANLSRRYNCDVYLKREDMQIVRSYKLRGAYNLISSLPAELLSKGVTCASAGNHAQGFAYACKAMNIKGVVFMPVITPKQKVNQVNMFGGDNIEIRLIGDTFDDCSAEAQRFTKANGMTFIPPFDNPKIIEGQGTVAVEILEDQTGIDYLFVPVGGGGLAAGLGTYFKTYSPGTRIIGVEPEGAPSMLRALENGGPVTLNEIERFVDGAAVKRVGTLNYEICKEVLHQMQLVPEGKVCSTILRLYNEDAIVAEPAGALSIAALDSFAEEIKGKKVVCVLSGSNNDIDRMQEIKERSLLYEGLKHYFIVRFAQRPGALKEFVNHILGPDDDITRFEYIQKHNKEIGPALVGVELKNREDYNKLIANFRKSNFQYTELNKDDSLFGYLV, encoded by the coding sequence ATGTCTGAAGTGAAGAGTAGCGTCAATTCTCTTAATATCCTCGATGCGGCCGTGAAACTGAAGCCAGTGATCACCCGCACGCCCCTGATGTATAATGCCAACCTTTCCCGGCGTTATAACTGTGATGTATATCTGAAAAGAGAGGATATGCAGATCGTGCGCTCCTACAAGTTGCGTGGCGCTTACAACCTGATCAGCAGCCTGCCGGCGGAGTTATTGTCGAAGGGTGTTACCTGCGCCAGCGCCGGTAACCACGCACAGGGCTTTGCCTACGCCTGCAAGGCCATGAATATAAAAGGTGTGGTGTTCATGCCCGTGATCACACCTAAACAAAAAGTTAACCAGGTGAATATGTTCGGTGGTGATAATATCGAGATCCGCCTCATCGGCGATACCTTCGATGATTGCTCCGCTGAGGCACAGCGCTTCACCAAAGCCAATGGCATGACCTTTATCCCGCCTTTCGATAATCCCAAGATCATAGAAGGACAAGGTACCGTAGCAGTGGAAATTTTGGAAGACCAGACCGGCATCGATTATCTCTTTGTACCGGTAGGAGGTGGAGGCCTGGCAGCTGGCCTCGGTACTTACTTTAAAACATATAGTCCGGGTACACGCATCATCGGCGTGGAGCCCGAAGGCGCTCCTTCCATGCTCCGGGCCCTCGAAAACGGCGGCCCCGTTACGCTCAACGAAATCGAACGTTTCGTAGACGGCGCAGCCGTGAAAAGAGTAGGCACCCTCAATTATGAAATCTGCAAAGAAGTACTGCACCAAATGCAGCTGGTACCGGAAGGCAAAGTATGCTCCACCATATTACGCCTGTACAACGAAGACGCTATCGTAGCAGAACCTGCCGGCGCCCTCTCCATCGCAGCCCTCGATAGTTTCGCAGAAGAAATCAAAGGGAAAAAAGTAGTGTGTGTGCTCAGCGGCAGCAACAACGATATCGATCGTATGCAGGAAATCAAGGAACGTTCCCTCCTTTACGAAGGCCTGAAACATTATTTCATCGTGCGTTTCGCCCAACGCCCCGGCGCCCTGAAGGAATTTGTAAACCACATCCTCGGCCCCGATGATGATATCACCCGCTTCGAATATATTCAGAAACACAACAAAGAAATTGGGCCCGCCCTCGTTGGCGTAGAACTGAAGAACAGAGAAGATTACAACAAACTGATCGCTAATTTCAGGAAATCCAACTTCCAATATACGGAGCTGAATAAAGACGACAGCCTGTTCGGGTATCTGGTATAG
- a CDS encoding FAD-dependent oxidoreductase, with translation MLSYWEKQSLLQYDYIIIGSGIVGLSAAISLKDKVPAARVLVLEREILPTGASTKNAGFACIGSLTEILADLQTMPHETVLHLVSLRLAGLQLLRRRLGDRIMGYEENGSFELISAAEEWALPRLEEVNHLLSPLFNGQPAFSRADGKLPGFGFATQQIKSLIRNNFEGELHTGKMMRALIDTAISAGVEIKTGCPVKDLHDFHTGVGVTVTNHTLQEEMEFRARKVLVCTNAFTRALIPEETINPGRGQVLITEPISHLPFKGIFHMNEGYYYFRELEGRILLGGGRQLDFEGETTTSFGFSSHIQQELEHLLHTVILPGREVTIADRWTGIMAFGPDKQPLVKMHSPNVVLGVRMGGMGVAIGSMIGDQIADMALT, from the coding sequence ATGCTTAGCTACTGGGAAAAACAAAGCCTCTTACAATACGATTATATCATCATAGGAAGTGGGATCGTTGGCCTCTCCGCCGCCATCAGCCTGAAAGACAAGGTGCCGGCAGCCCGCGTTCTCGTGCTCGAACGTGAAATACTACCTACTGGCGCCAGCACTAAAAATGCCGGCTTTGCCTGCATCGGCAGCCTCACCGAAATCCTGGCCGATCTGCAAACCATGCCGCACGAAACCGTTCTGCACCTCGTAAGCCTTCGCCTTGCCGGGTTACAGCTACTGCGCCGCCGCCTGGGCGATCGCATCATGGGCTACGAAGAAAATGGAAGCTTCGAATTGATCAGCGCCGCGGAAGAATGGGCATTGCCCCGGCTGGAGGAAGTAAATCACCTCCTCAGCCCTTTGTTCAACGGCCAGCCCGCCTTTTCCAGAGCCGATGGAAAGCTCCCCGGTTTCGGTTTCGCAACGCAACAAATAAAGTCGCTCATCAGGAACAATTTTGAAGGCGAACTACATACCGGCAAAATGATGCGCGCCCTCATCGACACCGCTATCTCCGCAGGCGTGGAAATCAAAACCGGCTGCCCTGTTAAGGATCTGCACGATTTTCACACAGGCGTTGGCGTTACTGTGACCAATCACACCCTGCAGGAAGAGATGGAATTCCGCGCCCGCAAAGTCCTGGTCTGCACCAATGCCTTTACCCGTGCACTGATCCCGGAGGAAACAATCAATCCGGGCAGAGGACAGGTACTGATTACCGAACCCATAAGCCATCTGCCCTTTAAGGGCATCTTCCATATGAATGAAGGCTATTATTATTTCCGCGAATTGGAGGGCAGGATATTGCTGGGCGGCGGCCGGCAGCTCGACTTTGAAGGGGAAACCACTACCAGCTTCGGTTTTAGCAGCCATATACAACAGGAACTGGAACACCTGCTGCATACCGTGATACTCCCGGGCCGCGAGGTAACCATAGCTGACCGGTGGACGGGTATCATGGCCTTCGGCCCCGATAAACAACCCCTGGTTAAAATGCACTCGCCTAACGTCGTACTGGGCGTGCGTATGGGCGGCATGGGCGTAGCCATCGGATCAATGATCGGCGACCAGATTGCAGACATGGCATTAACGTGA